One window of Brevibacterium pigmentatum genomic DNA carries:
- a CDS encoding molybdopterin molybdotransferase MoeA has product MTTAKMHRERVFETIAPLTEPVELPLTSLLEAPRRLTADIESPIDVPGFDNSSMDGYALAAATVEELCGRPIPVRGRVAAGARGQQVQPGTAVEIMTGAPLPPGTDSVVKIEDTSPGRFGADTVTITAEVEPAPGTFVRRRGSDVRAGQTVLREGTMLTPAHLGVAAACGVNELPVLGLPRVLVVSTGDEIAAEAAAGINDANSVTLSAGLRRLGVEAEVAFVPDDPQQLLDRVRSSDAQLVISTGGISKGAHEVVRLAADLDGRSAMTFEPIAMQPGGPQGCGRLADHAWIALPGNPVSTLISFELFIRPALLGLAGHEAPREVAYHRLAHGFDEAPPAGKLQVRRAQLTDAGLAFVGDSRSHLLHSYAEATHLVFVSPEESGADDPYSAAGDRLMTWKIA; this is encoded by the coding sequence ATGACTACAGCGAAGATGCACCGTGAGCGGGTATTCGAGACGATCGCCCCACTGACCGAACCGGTGGAGCTGCCGCTGACGTCCCTGCTGGAGGCGCCGAGGCGGCTGACCGCCGACATTGAATCACCGATCGATGTGCCCGGCTTCGACAACTCGAGCATGGACGGCTATGCCCTGGCCGCCGCCACCGTGGAGGAGCTGTGCGGACGTCCGATTCCCGTGCGCGGCCGCGTCGCCGCGGGAGCACGCGGTCAGCAGGTGCAACCGGGCACCGCAGTCGAGATCATGACCGGGGCACCGCTGCCGCCGGGCACCGATTCGGTCGTCAAGATCGAGGACACCTCGCCGGGACGCTTCGGTGCCGATACCGTGACCATCACCGCCGAGGTCGAGCCCGCGCCGGGAACATTCGTCCGTCGCCGCGGCTCCGACGTCCGCGCAGGTCAGACCGTGCTGAGAGAGGGCACCATGCTGACGCCCGCCCACCTCGGCGTGGCCGCCGCGTGCGGGGTGAATGAGCTGCCGGTGCTCGGCCTGCCGCGCGTCCTCGTCGTGAGCACAGGGGATGAGATCGCCGCCGAGGCGGCCGCCGGGATCAACGACGCGAATTCCGTGACGCTGTCGGCCGGGCTGCGCCGCCTCGGCGTCGAGGCCGAGGTTGCGTTCGTCCCCGACGACCCGCAGCAGCTGCTCGACCGAGTGCGCAGCAGCGATGCGCAGCTCGTCATCTCCACCGGCGGGATCTCGAAGGGGGCACACGAAGTCGTCAGACTCGCCGCCGATCTCGACGGGCGATCGGCGATGACGTTCGAACCCATCGCTATGCAGCCCGGGGGACCGCAGGGCTGTGGTCGCCTGGCCGATCATGCATGGATCGCCCTGCCCGGCAACCCCGTGAGCACGCTCATCAGCTTCGAGCTCTTCATCCGTCCCGCTCTGCTCGGCCTGGCCGGCCACGAGGCTCCCCGGGAGGTCGCCTACCACCGTCTGGCCCACGGATTCGACGAAGCCCCTCCCGCAGGAAAGCTCCAGGTCCGCCGCGCCCAACTCACGGATGCTGGCCTCGCGTTCGTCGGGGACTCCCGCTCCCACCTGCTCCACAGCTATGCCGAAGCCACCCACCTCGTCTTCGTCTCTCCCGAGGAATCGGGCGCAGACGATCCGTACTCAGCTGCGGGAGATAGGCTGATGACGTGGAAGATCGCATGA
- the moaC gene encoding cyclic pyranopterin monophosphate synthase MoaC, which translates to MKLSHVDASGTAQMVDVGDKDVTKRRAVASGLITTRPEVIDLIAEAGLPKGDALPVARIAAVMGAKRTSDLIPLCHPLPLTGIDVEFELRDDAVAITAAVKTVSKTGVEMEALTAVTTAALTIFDMIKAVDNQAVIGDIKVVEKTGGKSGDWTRES; encoded by the coding sequence ATGAAACTCAGCCACGTCGACGCCTCCGGAACCGCGCAGATGGTCGATGTCGGCGACAAGGACGTCACGAAGCGCCGAGCCGTCGCCTCCGGCCTCATCACCACCCGTCCCGAGGTCATCGACCTCATCGCCGAGGCGGGACTGCCCAAGGGAGATGCCCTGCCCGTGGCGCGCATCGCCGCCGTGATGGGAGCCAAGCGCACCTCCGACCTCATCCCGCTGTGCCATCCGCTGCCGCTGACGGGAATCGACGTCGAGTTCGAGCTCCGCGACGACGCAGTCGCCATCACCGCCGCGGTGAAGACAGTGTCGAAGACCGGTGTCGAAATGGAGGCCCTGACGGCCGTGACCACTGCTGCACTGACGATCTTCGACATGATCAAAGCCGTCGACAACCAAGCTGTCATCGGCGACATCAAGGTCGTCGAGAAGACCGGCGGGAAAAGCGGAGATTGGACACGGGAATCATGA
- a CDS encoding molybdenum cofactor biosynthesis protein MoaE, whose protein sequence is MTTGTVVTTGVVETPISTAELEPEVLTATCGAVVTFSGVIRDHDEGRGVARLHYESHPLASTQIAEVAADIAARHPAVRLSVVHRVGDLSIGDVALAAVVASAHRKDSFLACAELIDEVKARVAIWKHQHFNDGTDEWVGALE, encoded by the coding sequence ATGACCACCGGGACAGTTGTGACCACGGGAGTCGTCGAGACCCCGATTTCGACTGCGGAGCTCGAACCCGAGGTCCTCACCGCCACCTGCGGTGCGGTCGTCACCTTCTCCGGCGTTATCCGCGACCACGACGAAGGCCGGGGAGTTGCTCGTCTGCACTACGAATCCCACCCCCTGGCCTCCACTCAGATCGCCGAGGTGGCTGCGGACATCGCCGCCCGCCATCCTGCGGTGAGGCTTTCCGTCGTCCACCGCGTCGGCGACCTCTCGATCGGCGACGTGGCCCTGGCTGCCGTCGTCGCCTCCGCCCACCGGAAGGATTCCTTCCTTGCCTGCGCCGAACTCATCGACGAGGTCAAGGCACGGGTGGCGATCTGGAAGCACCAGCACTTCAACGACGGCACCGACGAATGGGTAGGAGCGCTCGAATGA
- a CDS encoding TOBE domain-containing protein yields MTRLRISDAARFLGVSDDTVRRWVADGRLSQHKDASNRAVVEGSELAALAQSSAGALPDPSGVVSSSRNRFAGLVTDVSIDGVMAQVSMQCGPFRVVSLMSAEACRELELEPGSLATASVKATMVSIDTVPDS; encoded by the coding sequence ATGACCCGGCTGCGCATCAGCGATGCGGCACGTTTCCTCGGCGTCAGCGATGACACAGTGCGCCGGTGGGTCGCCGACGGTCGACTGTCCCAGCACAAGGATGCCTCGAACCGAGCGGTCGTCGAAGGCAGCGAACTCGCCGCACTCGCCCAGTCGTCAGCAGGCGCTCTGCCCGACCCCAGCGGAGTCGTGAGCTCCTCACGCAACCGATTCGCCGGTCTCGTCACGGACGTCAGCATCGACGGAGTCATGGCCCAGGTCAGCATGCAGTGCGGCCCCTTCCGCGTGGTGTCGCTGATGTCGGCCGAAGCCTGCCGCGAGCTCGAACTCGAGCCGGGCAGCCTCGCAACTGCCTCCGTGAAGGCGACGATGGTCTCGATCGACACCGTCCCGGATTCCTGA
- the modA gene encoding molybdate ABC transporter substrate-binding protein: MRKTLLGLCTAAALTLSACSSGPDSGAEADQPAEITVFAAASLTEVFEDIADAFTKADPNAPDVKFSFAGSSDLVSQISEGAPADVIATADQKTMETLESEDLLAGDPHMFASNALTLAVAEGNPKAITNSEDFTGNDLVVCAPQVPCGAATEKWADLNDVALDPVSEENSVTDVLGKVSAGQADAGIVYVTDIARADGEVEQVDLDGADKVINKYPAGAVRASENQDEADAFVKFLGSDTAQKLLRDAGFAAA, encoded by the coding sequence ATGAGGAAAACCCTTCTCGGGCTCTGCACCGCCGCAGCCCTGACCCTGTCCGCCTGCTCCTCGGGACCGGATTCCGGGGCCGAAGCGGATCAGCCGGCTGAGATCACCGTCTTCGCCGCGGCCTCGCTCACCGAGGTCTTCGAGGACATCGCCGACGCATTCACAAAGGCCGACCCGAACGCTCCCGACGTGAAGTTCTCCTTCGCCGGCTCCTCCGACCTCGTCTCCCAGATCTCCGAAGGCGCCCCCGCCGACGTCATCGCCACCGCCGACCAGAAGACGATGGAGACCCTCGAATCCGAGGACCTGCTCGCCGGCGATCCCCACATGTTCGCCTCGAACGCGCTCACCCTGGCCGTGGCCGAGGGCAACCCGAAGGCGATCACGAACTCAGAGGACTTCACGGGCAACGACCTCGTCGTGTGCGCGCCTCAGGTGCCCTGCGGGGCAGCCACCGAGAAGTGGGCCGACCTCAATGACGTCGCACTCGATCCGGTCAGCGAAGAGAACTCGGTGACCGATGTGCTCGGCAAGGTCAGCGCCGGACAGGCCGATGCGGGAATCGTCTACGTCACCGACATCGCACGCGCCGACGGCGAAGTCGAACAGGTCGACCTCGACGGAGCCGACAAAGTCATCAACAAATACCCGGCCGGCGCCGTCAGGGCCAGCGAGAACCAGGATGAAGCCGACGCCTTTGTGAAGTTCCTCGGCTCCGACACCGCCCAGAAGCTGCTGCGCGACGCCGGATTCGCCGCAGCCTGA
- a CDS encoding ABC transporter permease, with amino-acid sequence MPAPTPPQPETPSTRPEASPPRPSRRSRTDSLVPGWLWLPAVIGIVFLLLPVIGMLTRVDPQSLLAVITAEESRLAMQLSLLTSVTSALISVLIGFPLGYLLATRPFPGQRIVRTLILLPLVLPPVVSGLALLYTWGRSAILGGGLESVGLSLAYTTSAVIMAQVFVSLPFMVMSVETATAGLGRRYELTAAELGAKPNRVFFTVTLPLLRHGIITGAVLCFARSLGEFGATLTFAGSLSGVTRTMPLQVYLVRESDPQAAIGLSLLLIVIAVLIIILAYRSPHAPRLKSPHTVPTPTPAEAAPRSMVTEPKPGGEVPPEVRSVGRTGSAQLISSKVRLDARGIDLDLASDLPGTTAIIGRNGAGKSTLFHALTGALTPDSGRLRIGHDTVFDIDAGLWPPVHDRGIVHLAQNPLLFPHLNVIDNVSFGLRAHGSPRGTARERAQAMLDRLGVGRFANRRPDAVSGGQAARIALARALVVEPKLLLLDEPLAALDVDVAVETRQVLVQLLHGRSALLVTHDIEDVKALADSLVQVENGTVVHSAPVGQVDPEAAGEGADFLTSFCMRDRDGIVCNQSH; translated from the coding sequence ATGCCCGCACCAACCCCGCCCCAACCGGAGACACCGTCAACCCGCCCGGAGGCGTCCCCGCCTCGCCCATCGAGGCGGAGCAGAACGGATTCGCTGGTTCCCGGTTGGCTGTGGCTGCCAGCCGTCATCGGCATCGTGTTCCTGCTCCTGCCCGTCATCGGTATGCTCACCCGGGTCGACCCGCAGAGCCTGCTCGCCGTGATCACCGCCGAGGAATCCCGCCTCGCGATGCAGCTGTCCCTGCTGACCTCGGTGACCTCCGCACTCATCAGCGTCCTCATCGGCTTCCCCCTCGGGTACCTGCTCGCCACCCGCCCGTTCCCGGGCCAGCGCATCGTGCGCACCCTCATCCTGCTGCCCCTCGTGCTGCCGCCGGTGGTCAGCGGCCTCGCCCTGCTCTACACCTGGGGCCGGTCGGCCATCCTCGGCGGGGGACTCGAATCGGTGGGACTCAGCCTCGCCTACACCACCTCGGCGGTGATCATGGCGCAGGTATTCGTATCCCTGCCGTTCATGGTCATGTCCGTCGAGACCGCCACCGCGGGGCTCGGCCGCCGCTATGAGCTCACCGCCGCCGAGCTCGGTGCGAAACCGAACCGTGTGTTCTTCACGGTCACTCTGCCTCTGCTCAGGCACGGAATCATCACCGGCGCCGTGCTGTGCTTCGCACGCTCACTCGGAGAGTTCGGGGCGACGCTGACCTTCGCCGGATCGCTGTCCGGCGTGACCCGCACGATGCCGCTGCAGGTCTACCTCGTGCGCGAATCCGATCCGCAGGCGGCCATCGGCCTCTCCCTCCTGCTCATCGTCATCGCCGTGCTCATCATCATCCTCGCCTACCGGTCCCCGCATGCTCCCCGACTGAAATCCCCACACACCGTTCCGACACCCACCCCCGCCGAGGCGGCTCCGCGCTCCATGGTCACCGAACCGAAACCTGGGGGAGAGGTGCCACCGGAGGTGCGGTCCGTTGGCCGGACGGGATCGGCGCAGCTCATCAGCTCGAAAGTCCGGCTGGATGCCCGCGGAATCGACCTGGACCTCGCCTCCGATCTGCCGGGAACCACCGCGATCATCGGCCGCAACGGGGCTGGAAAGTCCACCCTGTTCCATGCGCTCACCGGGGCTCTGACCCCCGATTCGGGACGCCTGCGCATCGGACACGACACAGTGTTCGACATCGATGCCGGGCTGTGGCCGCCCGTCCACGACCGCGGAATCGTCCATCTCGCGCAGAACCCCCTCCTGTTCCCCCATCTCAACGTCATCGACAATGTCAGCTTCGGGCTGCGCGCTCATGGTTCTCCACGCGGCACAGCACGTGAACGGGCGCAGGCGATGCTCGACCGCCTCGGCGTGGGGCGATTCGCAAACCGCAGGCCCGATGCCGTCTCCGGCGGACAGGCGGCACGCATCGCTTTGGCCCGTGCACTCGTCGTCGAACCGAAGCTGCTGCTGCTCGACGAGCCGCTGGCCGCACTCGATGTCGATGTGGCGGTCGAGACCAGGCAGGTGCTGGTCCAACTGCTCCACGGGCGCAGCGCACTGCTCGTCACTCACGACATCGAGGACGTGAAAGCGTTGGCCGATTCCCTCGTCCAAGTGGAGAACGGGACCGTCGTCCACTCCGCCCCGGTGGGACAAGTCGACCCCGAAGCCGCAGGTGAGGGTGCCGATTTCCTCACCAGCTTTTGCATGCGGGACCGCGACGGAATAGTGTGCAATCAATCACATTGA
- a CDS encoding AMP-binding protein — MSELSYSSGTSTEPLLGITIAEHIKRTAAQNPDALALVDRHSNRRWTYSDFDRDTDAVAIGLLERGVKKGDRVGIWAQNVGEWALVQYATAKIGAILVNVNPAYRSHELEFVVEQSGMSLMISQIVAPPHSDFHAIATEVAAKIPSLDLVFLDTVSDDLIGDVTVGERESFAHLIGQGREMLEDSGTKYEVRLQQVIDDLSADDPINIQYTSGTTGFPKGVTLSHHNILNNGFFIGEMLSYTPADTVVVPVPYYHCFGMVIGNLAALSHGSAIVLPAPAFDPVATMAAVTEEKATSLYGVPTMFIAELEHPQFAEFDFSSLRTGVMAGSPCPVNTMRRVIDDMNMSEVAICYGMTETAPVSMMTRVDDSLQKRTETVGRVMPHLEIKIADPVTGQTVPRGQKGEFCTRGYAVMLGYWNQPDKTAETIDAARWIHTGDLAIMDDDGYVDISGRIKDMVIRGGENVYPREVEEFLYHHPAIRDVQVVGVSDEKYGEELMAWVILKDGFDSLSAEEVREFCSGKLAHFKIPRYVEVRESFPMTVSGKIRKVELRREGEELAHKTDA; from the coding sequence GTGTCCGAATTGTCCTACTCGTCGGGAACATCGACAGAACCGCTGCTCGGGATCACCATCGCCGAGCACATCAAACGCACAGCAGCGCAGAACCCCGATGCACTGGCATTGGTCGACCGGCATTCGAATCGCCGCTGGACCTACTCCGACTTCGATCGTGATACCGACGCAGTGGCCATCGGTCTCCTCGAGCGCGGGGTGAAGAAGGGCGACCGGGTCGGGATCTGGGCGCAGAACGTCGGCGAATGGGCGCTCGTCCAGTACGCCACGGCGAAGATCGGTGCGATCCTCGTCAACGTCAACCCCGCCTACCGCAGCCACGAACTCGAATTCGTCGTCGAACAGTCCGGAATGAGCCTGATGATCTCGCAGATCGTCGCTCCTCCGCACTCGGACTTCCACGCCATCGCCACCGAGGTGGCCGCCAAGATCCCCAGCCTCGACCTCGTCTTCCTCGACACCGTCTCCGACGACCTCATCGGTGACGTCACAGTGGGCGAGCGGGAGTCCTTCGCCCATCTCATCGGGCAGGGACGCGAGATGCTCGAGGATTCGGGAACGAAGTACGAGGTCAGGCTGCAGCAGGTCATCGACGATCTTTCGGCCGATGATCCGATCAACATCCAATACACCTCCGGCACGACCGGATTCCCCAAGGGCGTGACGCTCAGCCACCACAACATCCTCAACAACGGGTTCTTCATCGGCGAGATGCTCTCCTACACACCCGCCGATACCGTGGTCGTTCCCGTGCCGTACTACCACTGCTTCGGCATGGTCATCGGCAATCTCGCCGCACTCAGCCACGGCTCCGCGATCGTGCTGCCGGCGCCTGCCTTCGACCCGGTGGCGACGATGGCGGCAGTGACCGAGGAGAAGGCCACATCGCTCTACGGTGTGCCGACGATGTTCATCGCCGAGCTCGAGCATCCGCAGTTCGCGGAGTTCGACTTCTCCTCACTGCGCACCGGCGTCATGGCGGGATCGCCCTGCCCGGTCAACACGATGCGTCGAGTCATCGACGATATGAACATGTCCGAGGTCGCCATCTGCTATGGAATGACGGAGACCGCACCGGTGTCGATGATGACCCGAGTGGACGACTCCCTGCAGAAGCGCACCGAGACCGTCGGCCGCGTCATGCCTCACCTTGAGATCAAGATCGCCGACCCTGTCACCGGACAGACCGTTCCGCGTGGCCAGAAGGGCGAATTCTGCACTCGCGGCTACGCCGTCATGCTCGGCTACTGGAATCAGCCGGACAAGACCGCCGAGACCATCGATGCAGCTCGCTGGATCCACACCGGTGACCTGGCCATCATGGACGACGACGGATACGTCGACATCTCCGGACGGATCAAGGACATGGTCATCCGCGGAGGCGAGAACGTCTATCCGCGCGAGGTCGAGGAGTTCCTCTACCACCATCCCGCGATCCGCGACGTCCAGGTCGTCGGCGTCTCCGACGAGAAGTACGGTGAGGAGCTCATGGCATGGGTGATCCTCAAAGACGGATTCGATTCGCTCTCCGCCGAAGAGGTGCGTGAGTTCTGCTCCGGCAAGCTCGCCCACTTCAAGATCCCGCGCTATGTCGAAGTCCGTGAGTCGTTCCCGATGACGGTGTCGGGAAAGATCCGCAAGGTCGAGCTGCGTCGAGAAGGCGAGGAGCTCGCTCACAAGACCGACGCCTGA
- a CDS encoding amino acid ABC transporter ATP-binding protein: MRAESPPLVSLSNVEKHYGDFHALKNVDLDIAEREVVVVIGPSGSGKSTLCRTINRLETITSGSITIDGRELPAEGTALAQLRSDVGMVFQSFNLFAHKTILENVTLGPIKVRKTPKAEADKQAMALLERVGVAHQADKYPAQLSGGQQQRVAIARSLAMKPKVMLFDEPTSALDPEMINEVLDVMVGLAEEGMTMVVVTHEMGFARKAAHRVVFMADGEIVEVAGPEEFFTNPQSTRAKDFLSKILTN, encoded by the coding sequence ATGAGAGCTGAATCACCCCCACTGGTGTCTTTGAGCAATGTCGAGAAGCACTACGGCGACTTCCACGCGCTGAAGAACGTCGATCTCGATATCGCCGAACGCGAGGTCGTCGTCGTCATCGGACCGTCCGGTTCGGGCAAATCGACCCTGTGCCGGACGATCAACCGCCTGGAGACCATCACCTCCGGCAGCATCACGATCGATGGCAGGGAACTCCCCGCAGAGGGCACGGCTCTGGCTCAGCTGCGTTCCGATGTCGGCATGGTGTTCCAGTCCTTCAACCTCTTCGCCCACAAGACGATCCTCGAGAACGTCACTCTGGGACCGATCAAGGTGCGCAAGACCCCGAAGGCCGAAGCGGACAAGCAGGCGATGGCTCTGCTCGAACGCGTCGGCGTCGCCCATCAGGCCGACAAGTACCCGGCCCAGCTCTCCGGCGGTCAGCAGCAGCGTGTTGCGATCGCCCGGTCTCTGGCGATGAAGCCGAAGGTGATGCTCTTCGACGAGCCCACCTCGGCGCTGGACCCGGAGATGATCAACGAGGTCCTCGATGTCATGGTCGGACTCGCCGAGGAGGGCATGACCATGGTCGTGGTCACCCACGAGATGGGCTTCGCCCGCAAGGCCGCCCACCGCGTGGTGTTCATGGCCGACGGGGAGATCGTCGAAGTCGCCGGACCCGAGGAGTTCTTCACGAACCCCCAGAGCACTCGAGCCAAGGACTTCCTGTCGAAGATCCTGACCAACTGA
- a CDS encoding glutamate ABC transporter substrate-binding protein, which yields MKKLRLAVASVAIGMLALSGCGQGGTPDAPAEGDGAKAEAPEYKVNESADIADSKTWKAAKDAGEITIGVKYDQPGLGNVSAGSEQPEGFDIEIAKMVAAQLGFKPDQIKYTETVSANREPFLQQGNVDMIVATYTINDERKKVVDFAGPYYVAGQDLLVAADSDIAGPEDLDGKKVCSVDGSTPAQNIKDKYKKAELVTYDAYSKCVTDLQSGSVDAVTTDDAILRGYAKQYEGEFKVVGKPFTEEPYGVGLPKDDKALRDAVNDALEKGMDDGDWKKAFEYTLGSTDDVEMPEVDRY from the coding sequence ATGAAGAAGCTCAGACTGGCGGTCGCCTCGGTGGCCATCGGAATGCTGGCACTCAGCGGCTGCGGCCAGGGCGGAACCCCGGACGCACCTGCCGAAGGCGACGGAGCCAAGGCAGAGGCACCCGAATACAAGGTCAACGAAAGCGCGGACATCGCCGACTCGAAGACCTGGAAGGCCGCGAAGGACGCCGGCGAGATCACCATCGGCGTCAAATACGACCAGCCCGGACTCGGAAATGTCTCGGCAGGTTCGGAGCAGCCCGAAGGCTTCGACATCGAGATCGCCAAGATGGTCGCCGCGCAGCTCGGCTTCAAGCCCGACCAGATCAAGTACACGGAGACCGTCTCGGCCAACCGTGAGCCCTTCCTGCAGCAAGGCAACGTCGACATGATCGTGGCCACCTACACGATCAACGACGAACGCAAGAAGGTCGTCGACTTCGCCGGACCCTACTACGTGGCCGGTCAAGACCTCCTCGTGGCCGCTGATTCGGACATCGCCGGTCCCGAGGACCTCGACGGCAAGAAGGTCTGCTCCGTCGACGGTTCGACACCTGCGCAGAACATCAAGGACAAGTACAAGAAGGCCGAACTCGTCACCTATGACGCCTATTCGAAGTGCGTGACCGACCTGCAGTCGGGCTCCGTCGACGCGGTGACCACCGACGATGCGATTCTGCGCGGCTACGCCAAGCAGTACGAAGGTGAGTTCAAGGTCGTCGGCAAGCCCTTCACCGAAGAGCCCTACGGCGTCGGTCTGCCCAAGGACGACAAGGCCCTGCGGGACGCGGTCAACGATGCTCTGGAGAAGGGCATGGACGACGGCGATTGGAAGAAGGCATTCGAGTACACCCTCGGTTCCACCGATGACGTCGAAATGCCCGAAGTCGACCGTTACTGA